One Tamlana carrageenivorans genomic region harbors:
- a CDS encoding SusC/RagA family TonB-linked outer membrane protein, whose product MKNRLLKKLILPAFLFLGSIIYAQSVSGTVSDKTGLPIPGVNVVVEGTSIGTVTDFDGNYELNTTAGSTLVFSFVGYQSQKIKFTGQPTINVTLAEDTSVLDEVVVVGYGTKKKSLVTGAISSIDSERIGSSSNQRVEQVIQGRTSGVTVSSSSGAPGSGAKIRIRGAGSSGNSEPLYIVDGMKTSSIEDIAPSDIANIEILKDAASSSIYGTEGANGVIIINTKSGRAGDFRVSFNSQTGVQFVNTGMELMDASQFVNYMNEAGIGTVSDNGYNTNWIDETFSTAMLQRYDFNISGGSEKFMYYASASHLDQDGVVGRSNSNFKRTTFRTNLKSKLGKVVEIGLNATYSLTDRNGIQENSDTRGVIQNMLIIDPLTPVTYPDGQVPQSVIDNANNNGVPLLTDGAGNVYGYPAFSTGEVINPVAYANEIDKTNYDGEQLLASIYLKLNLAEGLSVTSRFGIDQEDTETTTRVIPYYVSSEAANTTYTGSREKVERTRWLWENFLTYEKSFGSHNLKLMAGYSAEDQEVLTPTKNSGSIAIADFTEWDYNLPGFNTQQDIVDPYYDNMVSIYSRFSYDYADKYLFEASVRSDKSDKFPTDNKTGVFPSFSAGWIISNENFWNTQAGFNYLKFRASWGQNGSRTNLKGNSDKTYITNIVNGLPIIYEGNQGAEITGYANPNLVWETSEQFDVGIDFRALNSKLSFTADYYKKTTRDAIVEDGSLITPGSAGFLSNEFNAGTIENSGFEFELGFNDTTKGGFSYSINANLSTLKNEVTEILFVPDGASLVGAGAPQNADGITRFTEGLPSWYFYGYETAGIDSATGEVIKVDKNNDGNITDSDKTMIGSPHPDLLYGGNINLAYKAFDFNLQFQGTAGNDIVSVYHQPSRPITNKPVHFYENRWQQPGDNASYPGAANVIDSYDSDLVVEDGSYMRIKQIQLGYTLPEAFLSQLKIKHLRLYISLDDYFTFTDYSGLDPEIGNFNYDSIGVDRGFYPTAAKALFGLSLNF is encoded by the coding sequence ATGAAAAACAGATTACTTAAAAAATTGATACTTCCAGCCTTTTTATTTCTTGGCAGTATCATTTATGCACAATCAGTTTCAGGAACCGTTTCCGACAAAACAGGACTTCCTATACCAGGAGTGAATGTTGTCGTTGAAGGAACATCCATTGGAACTGTAACAGATTTTGACGGAAATTATGAATTAAACACCACTGCAGGAAGTACTCTAGTATTTTCCTTCGTGGGTTATCAATCACAAAAAATTAAATTTACGGGACAACCCACAATAAACGTCACCTTGGCCGAGGATACTTCGGTACTAGATGAAGTTGTAGTTGTTGGTTATGGTACAAAGAAAAAGAGCTTGGTTACAGGCGCCATTTCTAGTATAGACAGTGAGCGTATTGGCTCCTCTTCTAACCAAAGAGTCGAGCAAGTTATTCAAGGTCGTACCTCTGGTGTAACGGTATCTTCATCTTCAGGAGCACCCGGTTCTGGTGCGAAAATTAGAATTCGTGGCGCTGGTTCCAGTGGTAATTCTGAGCCCCTTTATATTGTTGATGGCATGAAAACCTCATCGATAGAAGATATCGCCCCCTCAGACATCGCGAATATTGAAATTTTAAAAGATGCGGCTTCCTCCTCTATTTACGGTACCGAAGGTGCTAACGGGGTTATTATTATAAACACAAAAAGTGGGCGTGCTGGCGATTTTAGAGTGTCGTTTAACAGCCAAACAGGTGTCCAGTTTGTAAATACAGGCATGGAATTAATGGATGCTTCACAATTTGTAAACTATATGAACGAAGCGGGAATTGGAACGGTTTCCGATAACGGCTATAATACCAATTGGATTGATGAAACCTTCTCTACGGCTATGCTACAACGTTACGATTTTAATATCTCTGGTGGTAGTGAGAAATTCATGTATTATGCTTCGGCCTCTCACTTAGATCAAGATGGGGTGGTTGGAAGATCAAACTCCAACTTTAAAAGAACCACTTTTCGTACCAATTTAAAAAGCAAATTGGGTAAGGTTGTTGAAATCGGACTTAACGCAACTTATTCCCTAACCGATAGAAATGGGATTCAAGAAAATAGCGACACTAGAGGGGTTATTCAAAACATGTTAATCATCGATCCATTAACCCCAGTAACCTATCCAGATGGACAGGTACCACAATCGGTTATCGACAATGCCAACAATAATGGCGTGCCTTTATTAACCGATGGCGCCGGAAACGTTTACGGCTACCCAGCGTTTTCAACAGGGGAAGTTATCAATCCGGTTGCCTATGCTAATGAAATTGATAAAACCAATTATGACGGCGAACAACTTTTAGCTTCCATTTACTTAAAATTAAATTTAGCTGAAGGCTTATCGGTAACGTCAAGATTTGGTATCGACCAAGAAGACACCGAAACTACAACCCGCGTCATTCCCTATTATGTATCTTCAGAAGCTGCAAACACCACCTATACCGGTTCACGCGAAAAAGTAGAGCGCACCAGGTGGTTATGGGAAAACTTCCTAACCTATGAAAAATCTTTTGGGTCTCATAACCTCAAATTAATGGCAGGATACTCTGCCGAAGATCAAGAAGTTTTAACCCCAACAAAAAATAGTGGTTCGATAGCTATTGCAGATTTTACAGAATGGGATTATAATTTACCAGGTTTTAACACACAACAAGATATTGTAGATCCATACTATGATAACATGGTGTCTATTTACAGCAGATTCTCTTACGATTATGCCGACAAATACCTCTTTGAAGCCTCTGTAAGGTCGGATAAATCAGATAAATTCCCAACAGACAACAAAACAGGGGTTTTCCCATCTTTCTCTGCCGGTTGGATCATTTCTAACGAAAACTTCTGGAATACCCAGGCAGGTTTCAACTATCTTAAATTTAGAGCAAGTTGGGGCCAAAATGGTAGCCGAACGAACTTAAAAGGTAATTCAGATAAAACCTATATTACCAACATCGTTAACGGACTTCCTATTATATATGAAGGCAATCAAGGTGCAGAAATCACCGGATATGCTAATCCGAATTTAGTATGGGAAACCTCCGAACAATTTGATGTTGGTATCGACTTTAGAGCTTTAAATAGTAAACTTTCTTTCACGGCCGACTACTACAAAAAAACCACCAGAGATGCGATTGTAGAAGATGGATCGTTAATTACACCAGGATCTGCAGGGTTTCTATCCAATGAATTTAATGCAGGAACCATTGAGAATTCTGGTTTTGAATTTGAACTTGGTTTTAACGACACCACCAAAGGTGGATTTAGCTACAGTATAAATGCGAACCTATCGACCCTTAAAAATGAAGTGACAGAAATTTTATTCGTACCAGATGGCGCCTCACTTGTAGGAGCTGGAGCCCCTCAAAACGCAGATGGCATTACCCGTTTTACTGAAGGCTTACCGTCGTGGTATTTCTACGGATATGAAACAGCAGGGATTGATTCGGCAACGGGTGAGGTTATTAAAGTGGACAAAAATAATGATGGAAACATTACCGATTCAGATAAAACCATGATTGGTTCACCGCATCCAGATTTGCTTTACGGTGGAAACATCAACTTAGCGTACAAAGCTTTCGATTTCAATTTACAATTTCAAGGTACTGCAGGTAACGATATCGTATCGGTATATCACCAACCGTCTAGACCAATCACTAATAAACCCGTGCATTTTTACGAAAACAGATGGCAACAACCTGGTGATAACGCCAGTTATCCTGGAGCCGCTAATGTTATCGATTCATATGATTCTGATTTAGTGGTAGAAGATGGGTCGTATATGCGAATCAAACAAATTCAACTGGGCTACACCCTTCCTGAGGCCTTTTTAAGTCAGTTGAAAATTAAACACCTGAGACTATATATCTCATTAGACGATTATTTCACCTTTACAGATTATAGTGGTTTAGATCCAGAAATTGGAAACTTCAATTACGATTCTATAGGTGTAGATAGAGGTTTTTATCCAACTGCTGCCAAAGCACTTTTCGGATTATCGCTAAACTTTTAA
- a CDS encoding RagB/SusD family nutrient uptake outer membrane protein gives MKKTIITLIAVICIGMISCSDDFTTNPRLNVEDLDTYFLEEENVETAIIGIYDLMQHNYSKDWSSAFFVKLLPGDDSNAAGGNSGDQQQLQDIDDYSDVSSSNASITSIWDLYYRTIALSNLVIENIKDSSLSNKDKALAEAKFMRAWCYFELTTMFGDVPLRLTIPSEADEFGIPKSSRQEIYTQIESDLNDAIASLPDKSATENFRVSKGTAQALMGKVLVFQEKYTEAIPFFSSVISNPAHDLEPNPEDVWSIDHEFGIESLFELGFISTSQRDWGNFNWGGRNESNIHIQLMGPRGDGIFDLTGTELINGWGFNLPTAKLADAFEKAGDTKRKAASLMTEAELIAAGGGVNADAATGGKIWDYEGAIRIKYATKAEDTSPDGVRELNYSTNYRLLRYAEVLLLTAEAYQKLGQDAAARTELNKVRNRAGLGDIDPSVSGDALFDAIVNEKYLELAFEGQRFWDLVRWDLAATELAGTGYSSKNDLFPIPITEIDKNSELDESDQNPGY, from the coding sequence ATGAAAAAAACAATTATAACTCTTATAGCAGTAATCTGTATTGGAATGATCTCATGTAGCGATGATTTTACAACCAATCCGAGATTAAATGTAGAAGACCTCGACACCTATTTTCTTGAAGAAGAGAATGTAGAAACAGCTATTATAGGTATTTACGATTTAATGCAACACAACTACAGCAAGGACTGGAGTAGCGCATTTTTTGTAAAATTACTACCTGGCGACGATTCTAACGCTGCAGGAGGAAACTCTGGTGACCAGCAGCAATTACAGGATATTGATGACTATTCCGACGTATCATCGTCTAACGCATCCATTACCAGTATTTGGGATCTATATTACCGTACCATTGCACTGTCTAATCTGGTTATTGAAAACATTAAAGACAGTAGCTTAAGTAATAAAGATAAAGCCTTAGCCGAAGCAAAATTCATGAGAGCTTGGTGCTATTTCGAATTAACTACCATGTTTGGTGATGTGCCTTTACGATTAACTATTCCTTCGGAAGCCGATGAATTTGGGATTCCAAAATCATCACGCCAAGAAATTTATACACAAATAGAATCCGATTTAAACGATGCCATAGCCTCGCTTCCAGACAAATCGGCTACCGAAAATTTCAGAGTTTCAAAAGGAACAGCACAAGCCTTAATGGGCAAGGTTTTAGTTTTCCAAGAAAAATATACCGAGGCTATTCCGTTCTTCAGCAGTGTTATTTCTAATCCTGCACACGACTTAGAACCTAACCCAGAAGATGTTTGGAGCATAGACCACGAGTTTGGTATCGAGTCCTTATTTGAATTAGGATTTATATCGACTTCACAAAGAGACTGGGGTAATTTTAACTGGGGCGGAAGAAACGAAAGTAATATACACATCCAATTGATGGGCCCTCGTGGTGACGGCATTTTTGATCTCACGGGCACCGAATTAATTAATGGTTGGGGCTTTAACCTGCCAACAGCCAAACTAGCCGATGCTTTTGAGAAAGCTGGAGACACTAAAAGAAAAGCAGCTTCACTCATGACAGAAGCCGAACTTATTGCTGCTGGTGGTGGAGTAAACGCTGATGCCGCTACAGGAGGTAAAATTTGGGATTATGAAGGGGCCATTAGAATTAAATACGCCACTAAAGCAGAAGATACTAGCCCAGACGGTGTTAGAGAATTAAATTACAGCACCAACTATAGATTATTGCGCTACGCGGAAGTCTTATTACTAACAGCAGAAGCCTATCAAAAACTTGGGCAAGATGCTGCAGCTAGAACAGAGTTAAACAAAGTAAGAAATAGAGCTGGATTAGGCGATATCGACCCTTCTGTATCAGGAGATGCATTGTTTGATGCGATTGTTAACGAAAAATACCTAGAACTCGCTTTTGAAGGTCAACGCTTTTGGGATTTGGTGCGTTGGGATTTAGCCGCAACAGAATTAGCAGGAACAGGATATTCTTCGAAAAACGACTTATTCCCCATTCCGATTACAGAAATAGATAAAAATTCAGAATTAGATGAAAGTGACCAAAACCCGGGTTACTAA
- a CDS encoding glycoside hydrolase family 3 N-terminal domain-containing protein yields MKKIVFLLCILSVFLFSYTNKTSNNSNDEDRFVNDLLAKMTLEEKIGQTNLRGTSSMTKALPEDLKRAVRNGEIGAFLNISNLDYVDELQRIAVEESPNKIPLIFSRDVIHGFKTVFPIPLGIAASWDTEVAKKSSEIAAFEASAMGIRWTFAPMLDIARDSRWGRIAESPGEDPYLASLLGKAYVEGFQGDDLSSPTSIAACAKHYIAYGAAIGGRDYNTVNLSEPLLRNVYLPPFEAAIDAGAATVMSSFNEINGIPASGNAFLLKEVLRDELKFDGFVVSDWDSTEEMIAHGFARDKKHAAELSANAGMDMEMNSTCYADNLKQLIKEGKFSEAELNTFVKNILRIKYRLGLFEKPYRDKSHTGNYYAEAHMEEAKKAAIKSSVLLKNDGVLPLDKNTKVALIGPLAHAPHEQLGTWTFDGEKEHTITPVNAFKSAKVNVNFAAGFTHSRDRSDKGFKEAIQAAKASDVILFFGGEEAILSGEAHSRAYINLPGAQEALIHELAKLNKPIVLVIMAGRPISVSNIMYKTDAILMAWHPGTMGGEALYDMIYGVAEPQGRLPVSWPKTAGQLPYFYNHKNTGRPATAEEFIEMDSIPIHAWQSSLGNDSHYLDVGFTPQYPFGYGLGYSKFRYEDLSISKDTIDFNEKITIKARITNVGKRASTELVQLYIQDVVGSITRPVRELKRFEHVYLKPGESKEVRFSISSKDLEFVNHKMVKAAEAGRFNVWIGENAASGLKTAFYLKE; encoded by the coding sequence ATGAAAAAGATAGTTTTTCTTTTATGCATACTAAGTGTCTTTTTGTTTTCTTATACCAACAAAACGTCGAATAATAGCAACGATGAAGATCGCTTTGTAAACGACTTGTTGGCTAAAATGACCTTAGAAGAAAAAATTGGACAAACCAATTTAAGAGGTACTTCGAGTATGACAAAAGCCTTACCTGAAGACCTAAAAAGAGCCGTTAGAAACGGGGAAATTGGAGCGTTTTTAAATATCTCTAATTTAGATTATGTTGATGAGCTACAACGTATTGCCGTAGAAGAGAGTCCGAATAAAATTCCATTAATTTTTAGTCGCGATGTGATTCATGGTTTTAAAACTGTTTTTCCTATTCCTTTAGGTATTGCGGCCTCTTGGGATACCGAAGTGGCTAAAAAATCTTCCGAAATTGCGGCTTTTGAAGCCTCGGCTATGGGTATACGTTGGACTTTTGCTCCTATGTTAGATATTGCCAGAGATAGTCGTTGGGGACGTATTGCAGAATCACCAGGGGAAGACCCGTACTTAGCGAGTCTTTTAGGAAAAGCTTATGTGGAAGGTTTTCAAGGTGATGATTTAAGTAGTCCTACAAGTATTGCGGCTTGTGCTAAGCACTATATTGCTTATGGAGCAGCCATTGGTGGTAGAGATTACAACACCGTAAATCTTAGTGAACCTTTGCTGCGTAACGTGTATTTACCACCTTTTGAAGCCGCTATCGATGCTGGAGCGGCAACGGTAATGTCGTCCTTTAATGAGATTAACGGGATACCGGCCTCAGGAAATGCCTTTTTACTAAAAGAGGTGCTTCGTGACGAATTAAAGTTTGATGGTTTTGTGGTGAGTGATTGGGATTCTACTGAAGAAATGATCGCTCACGGCTTTGCAAGAGATAAAAAGCACGCCGCAGAACTTTCTGCCAATGCGGGGATGGACATGGAGATGAATAGCACCTGTTATGCTGATAATTTGAAGCAACTTATTAAGGAAGGTAAATTTTCTGAAGCAGAACTAAATACCTTCGTGAAAAACATTCTTCGTATTAAATACCGATTGGGTTTGTTTGAAAAGCCGTATCGTGATAAGTCGCATACAGGAAATTATTATGCCGAAGCGCATATGGAAGAGGCTAAAAAGGCAGCTATAAAAAGCTCGGTTTTATTAAAAAATGATGGCGTTTTACCTTTAGATAAAAATACGAAAGTCGCTTTAATTGGCCCTCTAGCCCATGCGCCACATGAGCAATTAGGTACTTGGACTTTTGATGGCGAAAAGGAACACACCATCACACCGGTAAATGCTTTTAAATCCGCCAAGGTAAATGTCAATTTTGCAGCGGGTTTTACGCACAGTAGAGATCGATCAGATAAGGGGTTTAAGGAAGCGATTCAGGCCGCAAAAGCTTCCGATGTGATTTTGTTTTTTGGGGGTGAGGAGGCTATTCTTAGTGGGGAAGCTCATAGCCGTGCTTACATCAATCTGCCTGGCGCTCAAGAGGCTTTAATCCACGAATTAGCAAAACTTAATAAGCCTATTGTTTTAGTGATTATGGCAGGAAGACCCATTTCAGTGTCTAATATTATGTATAAAACTGATGCGATTTTAATGGCATGGCACCCCGGAACTATGGGGGGCGAAGCGCTTTATGATATGATTTATGGAGTTGCCGAACCTCAAGGACGTTTGCCAGTGTCCTGGCCTAAAACCGCTGGACAACTACCGTACTTTTACAATCATAAAAACACAGGAAGGCCTGCAACAGCCGAAGAATTTATTGAAATGGATTCTATCCCTATTCACGCGTGGCAAAGCTCGCTGGGTAATGATTCACATTATTTAGATGTTGGCTTTACGCCACAGTATCCTTTTGGTTATGGTCTGGGGTATTCCAAATTTCGTTATGAAGACTTGTCAATTTCTAAGGATACCATTGACTTTAATGAAAAAATCACCATCAAAGCAAGAATCACCAATGTTGGGAAAAGGGCAAGTACCGAATTGGTGCAATTATATATTCAAGATGTGGTTGGGAGTATTACAAGACCTGTTAGAGAGTTGAAACGCTTTGAACATGTGTATTTAAAACCTGGTGAATCTAAAGAGGTTCGTTTTTCAATAAGTTCTAAAGACCTAGAGTTCGTAAATCATAAGATGGTTAAAGCTGCCGAAGCAGGGCGTTTTAATGTGTGGATTGGTGAAAATGCAGCTTCTGGGCTTAAAACAGCATTCTATTTAAAGGAGTAG
- a CDS encoding SMP-30/gluconolactonase/LRE family protein, giving the protein MDINLKADLVYNIHAQLGEGALWNYKTQELYWVDIENKTLNIYNPKTKTNTVFKTKSRIGTVVPVSEKEVLVALEDGVYSLNLNSGTTNRFVNMENELIGSRLNDGKCDPSGRFWVGSMHLNQETGKANLYCIDGRGELDKKLTNRTISNGIVWTSNKKTMYYIDTPTSQIKAYDYDDATEAISNERVVVEIPVDFGFPDGMTIDEEDMLWVGMWNGNGVIRFNPKTGKAIQKIEVPAHNVTSCAFGGENLDVLYITTASVDMTAEEIQKYPHAGSLFSVVPGVKGVRANFFNKPTNH; this is encoded by the coding sequence TTGGATATTAACCTTAAAGCGGATTTGGTATATAACATCCATGCGCAATTGGGTGAAGGGGCGCTTTGGAATTACAAAACCCAAGAATTGTATTGGGTGGATATCGAAAACAAGACCTTGAACATTTACAACCCAAAAACGAAAACGAATACAGTTTTTAAAACCAAATCACGTATAGGAACCGTCGTTCCAGTATCTGAAAAAGAAGTTTTAGTAGCGCTAGAAGACGGGGTCTACAGTTTGAATTTAAATTCCGGTACCACTAATAGGTTTGTTAACATGGAAAATGAATTAATAGGTAGCCGATTAAACGACGGGAAATGTGATCCTTCCGGACGCTTTTGGGTGGGGTCTATGCACTTAAATCAAGAGACTGGAAAGGCTAATTTATATTGTATAGATGGTCGTGGCGAACTTGATAAAAAATTGACTAATAGAACCATTTCTAATGGTATTGTTTGGACTTCAAACAAGAAAACCATGTATTACATTGATACGCCAACTTCACAAATTAAAGCTTATGATTACGACGATGCTACCGAAGCGATTTCTAACGAACGTGTTGTTGTTGAAATTCCGGTAGATTTTGGTTTTCCCGATGGGATGACCATCGATGAAGAAGACATGCTTTGGGTGGGAATGTGGAATGGTAATGGCGTGATACGCTTCAATCCTAAAACAGGAAAAGCAATTCAAAAAATAGAAGTGCCCGCTCATAATGTCACTTCCTGCGCTTTTGGAGGTGAAAACTTAGATGTGCTATATATCACAACCGCTTCGGTAGATATGACTGCCGAGGAAATACAAAAATATCCGCACGCAGGTTCCTTGTTTTCGGTGGTTCCTGGAGTAAAAGGCGTGCGCGCTAATTTTTTTAATAAACCCACTAATCACTAA
- a CDS encoding beta-glucosidase codes for MKKKFPCLLILGIVLLLASCNNTKEKEESPTTNANQDIEAKIDSILPLLTLEEKVDLCHAQSKFSTKGVARLGIPEIWMSDGPHGVRAEISWDSWDYAGWTNDSITAFPALTCLAATFNPDLAGEFGFNLGEEARYRKKDVLLGPGVNIYRTPFNGRNFEYLGEDPFLASTMVVPYIQGVQKNGVAACVKHFALNNQEHWRDVVNVEVSDRALYEIYLPAFKAAVQEGNSWAIMGAYNKFRGQYTTHHELLTNKILKRDWGFDGVVISDWSSAHSTLEAANNGLDIEMGTGTDGLGTTTENHYQHYYLANPFLEKLKSGEISEAVLNDKVKRVLRLRFRTNMKDDRPLGSLNTPEHHEVARKVATEGIVLLKNQNNFFPIEDKAGLTIAVIGENATRSMTAGGGSSELKPQFEISPLEGLKARFKKAKVLHSMGYETGVSEYDVVHPPKLNQDSLKAEAIKIAKTADVVLFVGGLNKSHLQDSEGDDRQQYGLPFGQEALINDLSHVNENLGFILLTGNAVAMPWLGQVKGLIESWYLGSMAGHAIADVVSGDVNPSGKLPFSFPKQLEDNAAHAFGETSYPGVDMTQHYKEDILVGYRWHDTKNIEPLYAFGFGLSYTNFTLENISSDKENYTKNDLIKINAAVNNTGDLAGAEVVQVYVGKADSKVDRALKELKGFTKVFLDKGENKSVTIEIPVEKLAFYNEEQSDWEIETGDYQVYVGNASNDISETLKITVK; via the coding sequence ATGAAAAAGAAATTTCCATGCCTCTTGATATTAGGAATTGTGCTGCTCCTAGCTTCCTGTAATAACACAAAAGAGAAAGAAGAGAGTCCTACAACAAACGCTAATCAAGACATAGAAGCTAAAATCGATAGTATTTTACCACTGTTAACCTTAGAAGAGAAGGTCGATTTATGTCATGCGCAATCGAAATTCAGTACTAAAGGTGTCGCCCGATTAGGGATTCCAGAAATCTGGATGTCTGATGGTCCGCATGGTGTTCGTGCCGAAATTAGTTGGGATTCCTGGGACTATGCCGGTTGGACAAACGATTCCATCACCGCTTTTCCTGCATTAACTTGTTTGGCAGCGACTTTTAACCCTGATTTGGCAGGTGAATTTGGTTTCAATTTAGGAGAAGAAGCCAGATACCGCAAAAAAGATGTCTTATTAGGTCCGGGAGTAAACATTTACCGAACGCCGTTTAACGGAAGGAACTTTGAATATTTGGGTGAAGATCCCTTTTTAGCATCGACCATGGTGGTACCATATATTCAAGGGGTGCAAAAAAATGGCGTGGCCGCCTGTGTGAAGCATTTTGCTTTAAATAACCAAGAACATTGGCGCGATGTCGTGAATGTAGAAGTGAGCGACAGAGCGCTTTATGAAATCTATTTACCCGCTTTTAAAGCGGCCGTTCAAGAGGGGAACTCTTGGGCCATAATGGGTGCCTACAATAAATTTAGAGGACAATACACTACGCATCACGAATTGCTAACCAACAAAATATTGAAACGCGATTGGGGATTTGATGGGGTGGTTATTAGCGATTGGAGTTCTGCACACAGCACACTAGAAGCCGCAAACAATGGTCTGGATATTGAGATGGGAACGGGCACCGATGGTTTGGGAACCACAACTGAAAATCATTATCAGCATTATTATCTGGCCAATCCTTTTTTAGAGAAACTAAAAAGTGGTGAAATATCTGAAGCGGTTTTAAACGATAAAGTAAAACGTGTTTTAAGATTACGGTTTAGAACCAATATGAAAGATGATCGCCCTCTAGGAAGTTTAAACACTCCGGAACATCACGAAGTGGCTCGTAAAGTGGCAACCGAAGGGATTGTGTTACTTAAAAACCAAAATAATTTCTTTCCTATAGAAGATAAAGCAGGACTTACCATAGCTGTTATTGGTGAAAATGCCACACGCTCCATGACTGCTGGTGGAGGATCTTCGGAGCTGAAACCGCAATTTGAAATTTCACCCTTGGAGGGGCTAAAAGCACGGTTCAAAAAAGCTAAAGTGCTTCATTCGATGGGTTACGAAACGGGTGTTTCTGAATATGATGTGGTTCATCCACCAAAATTAAATCAAGATTCGCTTAAAGCGGAAGCCATCAAAATAGCAAAAACGGCCGATGTGGTGTTGTTTGTGGGCGGACTAAATAAAAGCCATTTACAAGATAGTGAAGGGGACGACCGACAACAATACGGTTTGCCTTTTGGGCAAGAAGCCCTAATTAATGATCTCAGTCATGTGAATGAAAATCTTGGATTTATCCTGTTAACAGGAAATGCCGTGGCCATGCCTTGGTTAGGCCAAGTGAAGGGTTTGATAGAGTCTTGGTATTTGGGGAGTATGGCGGGCCATGCCATTGCTGACGTGGTAAGTGGTGATGTCAACCCATCCGGGAAATTGCCGTTTTCTTTTCCGAAGCAATTGGAGGATAATGCGGCACATGCCTTTGGAGAAACCTCATATCCTGGTGTAGATATGACTCAGCATTACAAAGAAGATATTTTAGTAGGGTACCGATGGCATGACACGAAAAATATCGAGCCGCTTTACGCCTTTGGTTTTGGCTTGTCGTACACCAATTTTACTTTAGAAAATATATCTTCCGATAAGGAAAATTACACGAAAAACGATCTTATTAAAATAAATGCAGCAGTTAACAATACAGGAGATTTGGCTGGTGCCGAAGTGGTACAAGTGTATGTTGGTAAAGCGGATTCGAAAGTAGACCGCGCTTTAAAAGAATTGAAAGGTTTTACTAAGGTGTTCCTCGATAAAGGTGAAAACAAATCGGTAACTATAGAAATTCCTGTTGAAAAACTAGCTTTTTATAATGAAGAGCAATCCGATTGGGAAATTGAAACTGGTGATTACCAAGTTTATGTTGGGAACGCTTCTAATGATATTTCGGAAACTTTAAAAATCACTGTGAAGTAA
- a CDS encoding ribose-phosphate pyrophosphokinase, with product MPIVITEAKIFACTQSKALGENIAKAFGAELGNVITSTYSDGEFQPSYEESIRGTRIFIIGSTNPGAENLMEMLLMIDAAKRASARHITAVLPYFGWARQDRKDKPRVPIAAKLVAKMLEAAGATRIITMDLHADQIQGFFEKPVDHLFASTIFLPYLQELNLPNLTIASPDMGGSKRAYAYSKALSSDVVICYKQRAKANVISHMELIGDVTGKNVVLVDDMVDTAGTLTKAADLMMERGALSVRAICTHPILSGPAYDNINNSKLEELIVTDSIPVKPLSDKIRVLSCANLFAQVMEKVHNNQSISSNFVM from the coding sequence ATGCCAATTGTAATCACAGAAGCAAAAATTTTTGCATGTACCCAAAGTAAAGCTTTAGGAGAAAACATTGCTAAAGCCTTTGGAGCAGAATTAGGAAATGTTATAACGTCTACTTATAGCGATGGTGAGTTTCAACCGTCATACGAAGAGTCTATTCGTGGCACAAGGATTTTCATTATTGGTTCTACCAATCCTGGTGCCGAAAACTTAATGGAAATGTTATTAATGATTGACGCTGCAAAACGCGCATCGGCAAGACACATTACCGCTGTTTTACCTTATTTCGGTTGGGCAAGACAGGATAGAAAAGACAAACCTCGTGTTCCAATTGCAGCTAAATTAGTGGCTAAAATGTTGGAAGCTGCAGGAGCTACACGTATTATTACCATGGATTTACACGCCGATCAAATTCAAGGGTTCTTCGAAAAACCGGTAGACCACTTATTTGCATCGACTATTTTTTTACCATACTTACAAGAATTAAATTTACCAAACCTAACTATTGCTTCTCCAGATATGGGAGGCTCTAAACGTGCTTATGCATACTCTAAAGCTTTATCGAGCGATGTGGTTATTTGCTACAAGCAACGTGCTAAAGCTAATGTGATTTCTCACATGGAGCTTATTGGTGATGTTACTGGTAAAAATGTTGTTTTAGTAGATGATATGGTAGATACCGCTGGAACTTTAACTAAAGCAGCCGATTTAATGATGGAGCGTGGTGCATTAAGCGTTAGAGCTATTTGTACGCACCCTATTTTATCGGGTCCAGCTTACGATAATATTAACAACTCAAAATTAGAAGAATTAATAGTAACCGATTCTATTCCTGTAAAGCCTTTAAGCGACAAGATTAGAGTTTTAAGCTGTGCTAATTTATTTGCTCAGGTTATGGAAAAGGTTCACAACAACCAATCTATCAGTTCAAATTTTGTAATGTAA